The following nucleotide sequence is from Peribacillus sp. ACCC06369.
ATAGCCGTTCGGAATGTGATACATCCGTTACTTTGGGTAAACATACTTTCAAGTTACCTGTTGTACCTGCCAATATGCAAACGATCATTGATGAAAAGATTGCGATTTACTTGGCTGAAAACGGTTACTTCTATGTAATGCATCGTTTTGAACCAGAAAAACGACTGACTTTCATTAAAGATATGCATGCACGTGAGTTAATCGCGTCCATCAGTGTCGGCGTTAAAGAAGAAGAATACGGATTCATTCAACAATTATCAGAAGACAATATTGTGCCTGAATTCATTACGATAGATATTGCACACGGTCATTCCAATGCCGTGATAAAGATGATACAGCATATTAAAAAACATTTACCTGAAAGTTTTGTCATTGCAGGAAATGTGGGAACTCCGGAAGCGGTACGGGAATTGGAACATGCCGGTGCCGATGCTACAAAGGTAGGCATTGGACCAGGGAAAGTATGCATCACTAAAATCAAGACTGGATTTGGAACGGGCGGCTGGCAATTAGCTGCACTTCGCTGGTGTGCAAAAGCGGCTAGCAAGCCAATCATAGCTGACGGCGGCATTCGCACAAACGGTGATATAGCTAAATCAGTTAGATTCGGAGCTTCCATGGTCATGATCGGTTCATTATTTGCTGGACATGAAGAATCTCCAGGTCAAACGATCGAGAAAGATGGAAAGGCCTTTAAAGAATACTTTGGTTCAGCTTCTGAATTCCAAAAAGGTGAAAAGAAAAACGTTGAAGGCAAAAAGATGTTTGTCGAGCACAAAGGATTTTTGGAAGATACGTTGAAAGAAATGGAACAAGATCTTCAGTCTTCCATTTCTTATGCCGGAGGAACCAAGTTGGAAGCCATCCGGAACGTGGATTATGTGGTCGTTAAGAATTCAATCTTTAACGGTGACAAAGTTTATTAATTGAGTATCCAATCTCATAAAAAAGAACGGTCTAATCAATAGATTAGACCGTTCTTTCATTCGTTATATAAGTTCACTATACCTTTTTAACAAATTGGGATTTTAATTTCATTGCACCAAAACCATCGATCTTGCAATCAATATCATGATCTCCATCAACTAAACGGATACTTTTGACTTTTGTGCCCATTTTTAAAACGGATGAGCTCCCTTTCACTTTAAGATCTTTGATTACCGTCACGGTATCACCATCATTCAAAGCATTTCCATTTGCATCTTTAATAGTCTTTTGATCATTATTTTCAGTTTCCAATTCCATCGTCCACTCATGGGCGCACTCTGGGCAAACAAAAAGACTTCCGTCTTCGTATGTATATTCTGAATTACATGCAGGGCAATTAGGAATAGCAGACATAAATTCACTTCCTTTATTCGTTATTGTCAATTCTAATATAATAATGGTTTACATACAACAAGTAATATTTTAGAGTTGATGATGCGTTCTTTGTAACGATGGACAGGCTATTTCAGCTCCCGTTTCCTCCCTCCTATAGAACCTAAAAAGGTTTTACTATATACTTTTAAGAAAAAGCTGGAAAGTGCGGTGAAACCTTTGTTTAAACTACTATTGATAGAAGATGATACGACGTTATTCAATGAAATTAAAGATAGATTGGCGCAATGGTCTTATGATATTTACGGTATTGGGGATTTTAGTAAAGTGGTTCAGGAATTCACGGACATAAAACCTGATTTGGTCATCATTGATATACAGTTGCCGAAGTTTGATGGGTTTCATTGGTGCAGAATGATCCGGGCCCATTCCAATGTTCCCATCATCTTTTTATCATCACGGGATCATCCGACCGATATGGTGATGTCCATGCAGCTTGGAGCCGATGATTTTATCCAGAAGCCTTTTCATTTCGATGTACTCATCGCAAAAATACAGGCCACCCTCCGCCGGGTATATAATTACAATACCGAAAAGATCGAATTGAAAACCTGGTGCGGTGCAACAGTGGATTACGAGAAGAACACGGTATCGGCCGAGACTGGCTCAATCGAATTGACGAAAAATGAAATTTTCATCTTGAAAAAGCTTATTGAACAGAAAAACAAGATTGTAAGCCGGGAGGAATTGATCAATAGCTTATGGGATGACAAACGTTTCATAAGCGATAACACCCTTACAGTGAATGTGAACCGTTTACGGAAGAGGTTGGATGAACTGGGTTTAGGGCATTTTATCGAAACGAAGGTCGGACAGGGCTATATCGCCGTGGAAGAGGCAAACGCATGATCAGAAAATATCTCGTGGAAAGGTTCAGCTGGATCACATTCTACATACTGCTTCATCTATTCATCATCTTTGTCGCTTATCTTGATTCGGCCATTCCGTTAAAACCCATACTGTATATTGTTTTTTTATCGTTGCTCATATTCAGTATGTTTTTGATATTCCGCTATAAAAAAGAAACATTTTTCTATAAAAGTTTAGAAGCGCGGGAAGACAACCTGGATATTACGAATATAGCCGAACCGGAAAGCCCTTTCGAAAAAATCATAGAAAACAGCATCATTAACCAAACCGAAATATTGAAGCAATCCGCATTAATTGGCCGAATGACTTTAGAGCAGGAGAAGGATGAATTATTATCTTGGATTCATGAAGTGAAAACACCATTGACGGCGATGCATTTAATGATTGACCGCTTGGATGATGAATTGCTGAAATCCCATTTGACTTATGAGTGGCTGCGCATTCACCTCCTACTTGATCAGCAGCTCCATCAAAGGCGCATGCCTTTCATTGAAAATGATTTGTATATTGAAAATACAGATTTGGAAACAATAATCTTTGATGAGATTAAAACGTTGCAATCATGGTGCATTCAAAAAGGCATCGGCTTCGATATACAATTGGATGTTACCGAAGTGCTAAGTGATGCCAAATGGCTGGCCTTCATTATGAGGCAGCTCTTGACTAACTCCATTAAATACAGTGAAAACTCCGATATCACGATATATAGCCATGAACAAGCTGAACAAACGGTTCTTGAAGTGAAAGATTCTGGACGGGGCATCGACCCAAAGGATTTATCCCGCATATTTGATAAAGGATTTACATCCACGACGAATCATCGTGACACGGCTGCAACTGGCATGGGTTTATATTTAACCAAGAATGCAGCAGAGTCCCTATTCATCTCCATTGACGTAAAATCAGAGCTTGGAATGGGAACGACCATTACCTTGACCTTCCCAAAAAGAAATGAATTCGTGAATATCACAAGCATGTGACAAAAATGTCACATGCTTTTATTCTTTGTTCGTCCAAACGAAGGAAAAGAAATACATGGCCTTTTATAATGAGGATATAGAAAAAAAGGAGTGTATTCAAATGAATATATTAGAAGCGAAAAAAATCCATAAAAGCTATGGTAATAAATTCAATAAACAAGAAGTATTAAAGGGTCTCGATATAAGCATACAAGAAGGTGAATTCGTAAGTATCATGGGTGCATCCGGTTCAGGAAAAACGACTTTGCTGAATGTCCTTTCCTCGATCGATAAAATCAGCAACGGCACCATTACGATCGATGGAAAAGAGATTTCAGGTATGAAAGAAAAGAACTTGGCCGAATTCCGGAAGAACCATCTAGGCTTCATCTTCCAGGAATATAACTTATTGGACACACTGACTGTCAAAGAAAATATCCTTCTGCCTTTATCCATTACAAAAACACCCAAAAATGAAGCGGCACAAAAGTTTGAAAACGTAGCGAAAGAACTGGGCATATATGAAGTGAAGGATAAATACCCAAATGAAATTTCCGGTGGCCAAAAACAGCGTACGTCTGCAGCACGGGCTTTCATCCATGATCCAAGCATCATATTTGCGGATGAACCGACTGGGGCGCTTGACTCCAAATCAGCATCCGATTTACTGAACAAACTGAGCGAAATGAATCGAAAGCGCAAAGCGACCATCATCATGGTAACCCATGATCCAGTGGCCGCCAGTTATTGCAGCCGAGTCATTTTCATTAAAGATGGACAAATCTATACACAATTGAATAAAGGTGAGGAATCCAGACAAACCTTCTTCAAGGACATCATGAAAACACAAGGTGTATTGGGAGGGGTTCAAAATGAGCATTAATCAACTCATCTTTCGAAATCTGAAGAAGAATCTGAAGAACTATTATCTGTATGTGTTTGCCCTGGTCTTCAGCGCTTCCCTTTACTTTGCTTTTGTCACCTTGCAATATGACCCATCGCTGGATGAAGCGGAGGGTACGGTGAAAGGGGCCGCCTCCATCAAGGCTGCATCGATCCTGCTTGTTGCGATTGTTTCCATATTCCTTTTATATGCCAATAGCATTTTCATAAAAAGACGCAGTAAAGAAATTGGCTTATTCCAATTGATCGGCATGACCAAGAACAGGATATTCCGTATCCTAAGTGTGGAAAACCTGATCCTGTATTTCTGTTCCGTATTCCTGGGAATCTTTGTAGGGTTTGCCGCTTCAAAATTGATCATCATGATATTATTTAAAATAATGGGTGTCCAGGCGATCGCGACCCTTAAATTTTCTTTTCAGCCGCTTGTTCAAACCATTCTCGTTTTTAGCGCCATCTATCTTTTCATCATGTTGATGAATTATGCCTTCATTAAAAGGCAGACCATCCTATCATTATTTAGGGTGACTTCAATGACGGAAGGAAAAGTGAAAAAGGTTTCGATGCTCGAAATGATCATCGGGATATTCGGAATCATCCTGATCATTGCCGGCTATGTCGTTTCAT
It contains:
- the guaC gene encoding GMP reductase, which produces MENVFDYEDIQLIPAKCVVNSRSECDTSVTLGKHTFKLPVVPANMQTIIDEKIAIYLAENGYFYVMHRFEPEKRLTFIKDMHARELIASISVGVKEEEYGFIQQLSEDNIVPEFITIDIAHGHSNAVIKMIQHIKKHLPESFVIAGNVGTPEAVRELEHAGADATKVGIGPGKVCITKIKTGFGTGGWQLAALRWCAKAASKPIIADGGIRTNGDIAKSVRFGASMVMIGSLFAGHEESPGQTIEKDGKAFKEYFGSASEFQKGEKKNVEGKKMFVEHKGFLEDTLKEMEQDLQSSISYAGGTKLEAIRNVDYVVVKNSIFNGDKVY
- a CDS encoding ABC transporter ATP-binding protein, which produces MNILEAKKIHKSYGNKFNKQEVLKGLDISIQEGEFVSIMGASGSGKTTLLNVLSSIDKISNGTITIDGKEISGMKEKNLAEFRKNHLGFIFQEYNLLDTLTVKENILLPLSITKTPKNEAAQKFENVAKELGIYEVKDKYPNEISGGQKQRTSAARAFIHDPSIIFADEPTGALDSKSASDLLNKLSEMNRKRKATIIMVTHDPVAASYCSRVIFIKDGQIYTQLNKGEESRQTFFKDIMKTQGVLGGVQNEH
- a CDS encoding response regulator transcription factor; protein product: MFKLLLIEDDTTLFNEIKDRLAQWSYDIYGIGDFSKVVQEFTDIKPDLVIIDIQLPKFDGFHWCRMIRAHSNVPIIFLSSRDHPTDMVMSMQLGADDFIQKPFHFDVLIAKIQATLRRVYNYNTEKIELKTWCGATVDYEKNTVSAETGSIELTKNEIFILKKLIEQKNKIVSREELINSLWDDKRFISDNTLTVNVNRLRKRLDELGLGHFIETKVGQGYIAVEEANA
- a CDS encoding zinc ribbon domain-containing protein YjdM, with the translated sequence MSAIPNCPACNSEYTYEDGSLFVCPECAHEWTMELETENNDQKTIKDANGNALNDGDTVTVIKDLKVKGSSSVLKMGTKVKSIRLVDGDHDIDCKIDGFGAMKLKSQFVKKV
- a CDS encoding sensor histidine kinase: MIRKYLVERFSWITFYILLHLFIIFVAYLDSAIPLKPILYIVFLSLLIFSMFLIFRYKKETFFYKSLEAREDNLDITNIAEPESPFEKIIENSIINQTEILKQSALIGRMTLEQEKDELLSWIHEVKTPLTAMHLMIDRLDDELLKSHLTYEWLRIHLLLDQQLHQRRMPFIENDLYIENTDLETIIFDEIKTLQSWCIQKGIGFDIQLDVTEVLSDAKWLAFIMRQLLTNSIKYSENSDITIYSHEQAEQTVLEVKDSGRGIDPKDLSRIFDKGFTSTTNHRDTAATGMGLYLTKNAAESLFISIDVKSELGMGTTITLTFPKRNEFVNITSM